TGAATCTATGATACCAACGTTCACTAAATGATCTGCTAATAATTGCATTGTCCAACGCACTCTTCCTTCTGGCGGATTAGAACAAGCTGTTGCAATCAAAAATGCTTCTTGCTTTTCATCTAATTTTTTATGTTTTGGTGGATGAACTTCATCCTTTAAAGCAAAATCTAACCCTCCAATGACAAATTTTTCTCGTATTCGTTGCACTGTTGCAACATGCGCTCTAACTATGCTAGCGATCGCTTGATCCGTTTCTCCTTCGGAAGCCATCAAAAGAATGTTTGCACGGCTTATGGTTCTTGCCTTATGCTTACCTTTCTTAATTATCGATTGCAGTTGGGAAACTTCATCTTCATTCAAGTCAACAATGTACTTTTTTGCCATGTTACACCCCGTTTTTGGCTATTTTACCAATTAGAGGTTTTACTTAGCAAAGTTACCTTGGTAGACTACTAGTGAGTCCACAATGTAAAGTGAAATCACTGGCTTCTGGGTTTTTGGCGATCGCTTCACCACCCAGGTTTGATTCGCATCGGCAACAATTCGTTGACTTTTAGCTGTTGGTGGCTCCCAAGTGCTGGCTTGCCAGTTGACAATAACTTTAACTTCTGTATGGTCATTGCCAGTCGATGTAGACGCCACTTTTTTGAGAGTGTGTACTTCATCAAAGAAAATACCAGTTACACGCTCATACCAACCCTTAAAGCCATCAAAGCCATAGACTGTGCCCTCAGGAAAGCGCATTTCTAAATCTTCTTCAACTAGCAAGGGAACATATTCCTCAACTGGAACGTGAGCGTCGAGTTTCATATACCAATCTGTTGCCAGTTGCTGAATTTCCAAATCAGTTAGGGGTGCTAGATTACTTACTACCATTATTTTTCGACCAGGGAATCAGTGAACACGTTACTGAAATTTGCTTAAACTACTGTCCGCAGCTAATGCCTATCATTTCCGGGTGAACATTTGCCTCCAAAACCACATCGATAAGAAATGGTCCCTTGTGGGCTAATGCCTGTTCAAGAGCTGGGGCTATCTCTTGTGCCTTCTCGAGGCGCACACCCTCAACTCCCATAGAACGCGCTATTTCGACAAAATTAATCTCTGGCTTAGATAAATCAAAACTCAGGGGATATTCGTGCTGTGGTATATCCCGCTCTTGCCAGTAAGCTTGGATATTCACTTGTAACAACCTATAAGAGTGGTTATTACAGATGACAAATTTGGCATCTATATTGTGACGAGCAGCTGACCAAAGTGCCTGAATTGTGTACATAGCAGCGCCATCACCAGTAAACCCAATTACCGTTGTGTCAGGATTGGCCAGTTTGGCTCCAATCGTTCCCGGAATTCCCACACCTAAAGAACCACCACGGGAGAGGAAATAATGCCCTGGTTTGGTTGGTGGTAGATAACGCGTCAAATCAGGAGAACAGGTGAGAGCTTCATCGAAGATAATTACATCCTCTGGTAATTGCTTTGCCAGTTCTGCCGCGAAGCGAGAAAAGTGCAACGGGACAGCATCCCAATTTTCTCGATCAGCTTGCAACTCACGCTTATGGTTCTCTTCTTTAGCTTGGGCAATATCAGCAGTTCGTGTCTTAGCAGTTTCTTTCTGCTCTGATGTCATAACTGCTGACAAAACTTTTGCCAGATGAGCAAGAGTCAATTTTGGATCGCTAACTAGTCCCAAATCAACTGAGTGATTTTTAGCAATCTCATAAGCATTCAAATCAATATGGATGACCTTGGCTCCCGGTGCAAAAATATTACCCAGTTCTGGAAATACTTCTGGCAAAAGGTAAGTACCACAAACTAAGTTTACATCGCCTCTATTGGTGATGGGTCGGCTTTGATAGCCAAACATATGCCCTGTCATACCTTGATAAAGAGGATGAGCGTGACTCATGTTCAATTCGCCAGCATCAACTTCCCAGACTTCTGCGCCCAAAAGTTCAGCAACACGGGTCAGTTCATCTTGTGCGCTAGAATAAGCCACTCCATCACCCACAAAAATCATTGGCTTGTGAGCAGATGCCAACATAGTTGCTGCTGTTTTGAGCAACTCCTCATCTGGCAAAACTTTGGTGGATGGTATAGAAGTTGGTCTGACTTCCTCAACTGCGGGAGCATCCAAAATATCTACTGGTAGACAAACATACACAGGCCCCATTGGTGGAGTGGCAGCAATCTTAATAGCCCGTCGCAAAACCCGCAGCAATGAAGATGGCTCCATCACCATTGTTGACCACTTGGTAACTGGCTCGGCAAAAGCTACCAAGTCTCCTGCCATTTGAGCATCCATTGCCTGATATTTGATGCCTGCATCACCACCAATGACTACAAGCGGTGAGTGACCTCGGTATGCTTGGTAAAGTGCGCCGATCGCATTCCCTAAACCAGGGGTACTATGAATTTGCACCAAAGCAGGCTTTTTAGTTGCCCTAGCATAACCATCTGCTGCCATCACCGCAACGGATTCTTGCAATGTCAAAATGTACTTCAGGTCTGGATATTCCCGAATAGCATCCAAAAATCCTTCTTCCGATGTGCCGGGATTACCGAACATATAATGGATGCCATCTGCCAAAAATTGTTCGAGAATTGCAAAGCGGCCTGTTTTGTTTGTCATGGATTCTACCTTCTGCAACCATCAATTGCATACAGTGTTTATCGTGCAGTACCATCCAGATATTTAAAATCCGACTTTACCAGCCATAGCGCTTGAGTCCTTTTTCTAAGACTTCCACCAACTTCTGACCAGTTAGATAAGAGTCTGGCGTAGAGCGCCCCGTAATAAACGGATAGTCAACAATTACTGATGTTGGCCTGCCGACATTGCCATGATACTGTCCGTCTGGCCCTGTAGCATCACGGAGTATGTATTCTAGAGGATAGAATGGCGTGCCAAAGTTAATATTGTTCAGACATGGGTCGATGTTAGTACCGTTAAATCCCGTACCATCTTTGTAGTCATATTCCAGGCAATGGCCTGTGACGTGTTTACCCCAAATAATGCTCTTGCGATCGCCAATGTCACGGGCAAATGCCAGACACGCAACGCCGTAACATTCTGCGGCGACTGGCTTACCCATTTGGTAAAAACTGAGGATGAGATCGTGTACTCTCTGGTTGTCAGCTAAATCAACCATCGGACCACTACCACCAACAATGAGAATGGCATCGTATGTTTGTAAATCTCTTTGCCGCACTTCATCTAGTAATCTGTAATATTCCTCCATTTCCCGTAAGAATTTTGGTGAACTCCAGTAAGGTCTTTCTGGGAGCCACTCTCTAAGATTTTTTGGGTTGTTTAACCGTGGATTGTTGGTGTCATCTAGTTGTCTGACCTTATCAGCCATATCTTGGGTGGTGACTGGTCTGCCTAATGGTGGGTCAACAAAAGTAGGGTCCATGCTTACCCCTAGTGCTACAGGTCTTTTACCATTTGGGGTGGCGAAGTCAACTTGATACCCAGCTGCATCAAAGGTTTCTAGGGGACCCACTAGTTCTTCTCCCCAGTAACCCCACTCTGATAGCACAATCAGAATCTTGGTCATCGGATCATCTCCTTTGTGTTTCTAAGCAACGTTGTTCTTGAGATGCGATTTGGTGAGCGATCGCATCAATAAAGGCATACACATCATGTCCGGCTCGTCCTGTTACTAAGTCTCTATCAACCACAATATTTCCCGGATCATTTGGTTGAGAATTTACAGGTGGCGGTACGTAAACAGCACCAGCATTCGCAATATCCGCCAGCACCACTTCATGACAGATTACCTTTCGTCCTCGGAGTAGTTCTGGCATTGGAGTCAGTAACCACAATCCATGACAGAGTAAACCTTTGATAATCTTGTGATTTGCCATTGCTTGAGCAAAAAACTGAATTGCTGGTGCAGTACGAGTTTGCTCTGGACTAATCTGCTGTCCTGGCGGTGGTTGAAAGTAGCGCAGACGTACACTGGTGTAGTTAGCTGCCATAATTACGGCCGCATATTCATTCACATCTACGCTTTGAAAGTCGATATTGACATCTAGATATTGCAGAGATTTACCAATTTCATCCACATCACTAACAAATTGTACAGTTTCATTTCCCCAAAGCCGAGACATGAAATGCACAGTCGCCCCAAGTTCCTCAAAGTGTTGCCGATAAGCTGCAATTTCCTCAGGAATGAACTCTGTTTCTACAAGGATGGCGACTTTCTTTCCTTCTAGCATTTGGGTCACCATAACTTATCTCCTAAGTCTTGGGTGTAAATTCCACAATGATTTCTGCTTCTGAACCAAGTTCAAATTCTTTCTCTCCCAGTTCAATTTGAAAATTATCAGGGTCGATTGTGGTGCGATCGCTACCATTAATGCTGACTCTGTTAACTTCCAAAGTATTAGGTCTAAAAAAATCTGGTAAAACATTGAGAGAGCGCTGGCGACAATGTTTGTCAGGTTTGAAATACAAACAGAAGGGTTCTTTTGTCACATAACTACTGATATAGATATGAGCCAAATAATTTAACTCAAAGGCATGGTATCCAGAAATTGCATGTCCGCCTTTTTGTGCATATTGCCCTACAGTAGTTGCATCTCCACTCTCACTGACTCGGAAGAAAATACCTTTATTGTCTTGGTCGAGAAAGAATAGATTCCAAAATGCGGCAGTTTCTCGTGCTAACCGCAAATACTCTTGTTTTTGGTCATTATCTTCATGACTGCAACCATGAAGAATTAAGTAGGCTAATAGGGCTTGTTCTTGTTGCCAGAAGTCTTTAGTGTTGAACCAAGGAAACTCTAGTGGCGTTCCATTTTGAGGGTTACGTTCTAAAGTATCAAAGATTCCACCCCTAAATAGATCTACGCCAATCTCTGCCATCTTCATGCCTAAATTGTCTGCTAGCTTCATCAATTTATCAGCTAAACGTTGTGATTCTTCGGCTTCTTGCGCGTTATCAGCAGCAGATTGGGCGGCTAAGGAGTAATAATAGTTAGCAACACGAGTCAGGTTCCAGGCTATCTTCAAATTGTGTCCGATAACGGCACGATTTTGTTGCCACCGCCAATTATGGTCTGGTTTCCAATCTCGCAAAAATCGCTCATTCACAAATGGAACGTTGGGATCAGGATCGGGAAATCTATCGGCAATGATTGTGGAGGCTGTTTTGAGAATCTTTTTGCAGGTTTCTAAAAATTTCCCGATTTCTTCATGACCATGATCAGTTAATGGCAAAGGTTCTAATGCCAAAATCACGTTAATTAAATAAGCCGGTATATGATCCCCAATCGAGTTCCAATTTTTTCTGGCTTGGTTATCACCAAGAGCAGGACTATCCCAATTTAACGTCACAGAATCAAGGTGTGAGAAATAATCACCGTAAGCATGTTTACCGTACTCTGATTCTGGATCGATGAAGAAATCATTAAAGACACGAACAGTCCGCTTGATATCATCAAGTACTTCCCAATCTAAAGTGATTCGATAGTACTGAGCTAATCCAGCTAAGGCGTAAATTTGTTCGTAAAGCGGGATTGTATCTCTATCATCCTCATTGAGAGAACGTATATACAACTGATAACTGTACTTTGTCTTGCGCTTGCCAAATGCCCAAAAACAATGTTTGCCATCAGATGTCAAACTGCGAAAAGTTTCACGTTGGTATTGAACTCCAGCACGAGCCGCTGAAAGATAGCGTTCACCTCCAGTTAGCAAGTAAGCAGAGGAAAGACCATAGATCAGCCTGGAAAGAGTAGCACATTCTTGAATCTCATCATCTGTTGGTAAACCGATGATGTTTAGGTTAGTTCGGTAAAGAGCAAAATCATCGATTTCATAGGTTTGTTTATTTGGAAATAAAAAGCCTAACCAACTATCTGCTAGGCGGGCAATTTGGGTCAGCCACCAATGAGTTTGCTCAAAAACTAATTCGTCTTGACCTCTATATGAATTTAGTAAGTTAACAATGCGGGCATCATATTGGCAGCTACCATTATTTTCTTGATACACCCCTTGCAGAACTACTAAGCTATCCGACTGGATGTATTTTCTCACTAAATCTGCTGGTGAGGACTGATGAAAATCTTCAGGATTCGGGACGCGATCGCGGTTTATACCATCTAAATTTTGTAGAAATTGAAATCGTGTTTCCCTACCAATTGCAACCTCGAACTCATCTCCACTACGGCATTTAATACTAAATTTTCCTTGCTCCTGTGCAATATCCGTAACTTTGCCCATCAGAGTTGTGTTCACAGTGAATTTTCTCATTTTTATTATCCTTTCGGTGTTATTTCAACCAAATACTTTTTATTGCTGTTTGGAGATATCATGGCTAACTATTTGTAACGATATATCCAAAGCAAAATCTTGTTTTCAAGAGTTATGAAAAAACTAAAAATAGGTATTTTCAACAAGTTTCGTCAATGATTAATGAAAGACGGTTTTGCGAAACGCTAGAAAGAAAGATTCAGATTTACTTGACGATTCGGAGTTGAATCTATATTTTTTTCACAAAATGAATATAAATTCTGAAACATAGCAATCCTAAATCATTTCTGAAAGCTTCTCTTTTTTATTTTCTACGAGACCTATGCGTTTACGGAAGCCGACACACCACAAGGCGTTTACTTAATTGCTCAAAACTCTCAGATAGAATAGCTATAGTTACTTTTGTAGTGAAAATGAAAAAGTTTTCAAAAAACTTTGCTGCGTATTGAAATTTACCTTAATTTCCTCCGACTATAATTGAGTCAATCGGCACTAATTCTCTATCTATGGTTAGAGAATTATGAATCGTTAGATGTAGATAACCTTCTTTAAAAAAACTATAAAAACTATAGCGGTTCTCACTTGAGTGGGATACAGTGTGGGAGGATGGAGTATATCAAGAACCATCTGCATCGATATCCCTCTTTCAAGAAACCGTATTTGCTTCGGGCTGAGGAATGAGTTCAAAACCTAAAGCTAAAGCCTTTTTTTGTAGGTTATTGATAACTTGTTCTTGGTAACGTTGTTCATAATAATCCATGCCAATATCTTGATAGTTACCTCCAGTTGTCCAAAGTAGGTAAAAAATTCGTGCCAGCTTATGAGCAGTAGCAGTGATAGCTTTGGGCGTGCCAAGTCGAGAACGTAAGCGACGATAGAAAGCACAACTCGGCAGAATTGCTCTTGCCAGCTGTTTGTGTGGCTATTCGGAAAGCATTGGCAGCAGGGTTAACCACCAAGCGAGTTTAAGAACTTTTAACTTTACCAACAGTGATGCGATTACAAGGGCAAAGACCAAGTCAAGAAGTAAAGTGTTTAACAGTTGGGAATCGGGTAAAATCGGTTTTGGTTCTGGAATTAGGTCGCTGAGAAATTCATATTGGGCACATGTCAGGTTGCTAGGGTATGCTTTACTCATGTCACTCTATCGGTGCTGTTTATTATCTATTCACAGCTTATACTGAGAGAGCTTTTTTACACCCTTTCCGACTTTTCAAACATTCTCTTAGAATCCAATACCTAAAACTCTGTATTTTCTAAATGTGTAAACCTTATATCTATATTTAAATTTGGCAAAAATTATTTTTATTTCAATCCATCTATTGGATGATGATTTTTAAGAAAATAAGGTTCTTCCGGTACTTTTATGGTGATTACTAAAGAACCGTAAATTTTAGTAACTACATTTTAATGAGGCTCATCCTTAAAATATAGATTGCGTAAGTCTTACAGCAGTTTCACTTGTACTCAAATAATCCAAGCATCATGATTTATACTAGGGGCACAAATAATTCCAATTGATGGAAAAACATTTAAGGGTACTATGGAATTTGTTCATCAATCACCTCGACATGACGATGATATTATTTGTTGGGGTAAATGTGCCATTTCCCACACTTACCATTAAACCATTATACCCTACAAAACTTTCTGGCACAAGGGATGCCGAAAACGATCGCCTACGGTGGGCGGAACGCCATCGCCTGCTTAGATACTCTCCCTTATTTCATCTATTTCAGCAAACTCATCCTCGATTGCGCGAACTGAGAATTATTACAGTTTACAATAATGATTATTATTTTTACTGAAATCTATGTGACCTGTAAATTCAACTACCGACAAGCCATTGAACCTATTTCAACGTCCCCGTCGTACTGCAACCCTGGGGCGAATGGTGCGGAAAACTACCCTGACTGTAGATGATCCGATCTATCCAATGTTTGTGATGGAAGGTGAATGTAACTTTTTGGCTTCCTGGCTTAGGCATCCAGGTACTCTAGTTGTGAACTTATCAGCTGGACTTAGAGCAACATTGCCCCAGCGCATTACAGTTGCAGCAGCGTTAGACACTGAACCAATAGAGTATACAAGAACCAAATCGTTTTCGTGAATCTTGCCTAATTGTGCGCCGTGGTAAAGATTAGCAATGGGCAGCATTGGCCCAATATTTGCATATTGGGGATAAAGGTTAATCGTCCGCTCCTGCTGGATGCCTAATGCTTCGGTACAGAGGGAGGAATACCAGGCAGTGGGTGTATTAAAAGCACAAAATTGAATTTGCTCCAGGGTAACACCAGCCGCAGCGATCGCGCCCAAGCAGCACTCACGCAAATAATTTACAGCAGTCTCGCTCAGTACTTTGTTGGTGTGCTTGCCTGCTCGGATTAACATCCTTACATTACCCTCAGCATCCGTAGTAAATTCATTATAGAAGGTGTCGCAAGTTGCACATGTGTTCACAATTTTGGTGCTAATAATTCCCTGATTTTGTTTGAGCGCGCCAACCACAAAGGCTCCAGCACCGTCACCGAAAAACCATGAGAGAGTATCATTTTCATCAGTAAAGCGAGAGTAAGTGCAAGAGACTACCACCAACACATTACGATACTCTCCAGTTCGCACCAGCGCAGTAGCATTTTGCAGCGCAACCACAGCATTAGAACAGGTTGAATCAAGATTCCAAGCCGCACCGCGCAGATCGAGTTGAGCAGCAAGGAAAGCCGCATTGCCAGGTAGAATATTTTCTGGCCAAAGTGAAGCAACAATCATCAAATCGACCTCTTCCGGAGACAGTTTTGCCGCTGCCAAAGCGTCCCTTGCTGCGCCATACTCTAGCGTGAGCGATGACTCCCCCGGACCCAATATTCTGCGCTCAACAGTACCACGGAAAGGATCTTTGAGATACGGTGACATTTTTAATTCAAACTCATTGGTGGGGATGGAATCACCAGGCGAAAATACCTTTGATAGACTTTTTTGTTCAGCTGTTGCCACTAAATCTGGGTAATTCTTTCGCCAATAATCATTAGTGCGAACAACACTAGGAAAGTTGACTGCAATTGACCGAATTCCTACTGGTGGATATATCATAATAAATCTCCTGAAAAAGTGAGGAAGTGGAGGATGCGGGGAAGAGGCAGGGGAGCAGGGGAGGATTAGGGGACAAGGAGGACAAGGAGGAATTATTGAACAAGTCTCTTCCTTGTCTCCCCCCTCTTCTTTGTCTCCCTTGTCTCTTCTCTATGCCCAATGTCCAATGCCCAATTAATATTACTTTCCATGAAAAATGAGACTGTTAATCCTACTACCAATGGGTGCTGGACGAGTCGGATCAATAATCACATCAACAACGAATGGAATAGTCAAGGCTAGTGCTTTTTCTAAAGCCGCTTCTAGATCGCACTCCCTGCTTACACGAATACCATCGGCTCCCATACCACGGGCAATCATCACGAAATCCGGGCTGGGAATCTCTGCATCCACATTGTGGAACCCCTCCATGTTCATACCTTGGTCGCACATGTTGTAACGTGCATCATTGAGTACAATCCAGACAGCAGGAATTTTGTGTTTGACGGCGGTAGTAATTTCGTTGTTCATCAGCATGGCACCATCACCGAGAATGGCTACAGCTTTGCGATTTCGCGCCAGTGCGGCACCTAAAATACCCGTACCAGCATGTCCCATTGAACCAAATCCAGTACTTACCCGGTAACGCCCTGGTGCAGCAAATCGCAGTATATTTGTTCCCCAAGCAAAGGAGTTACCAGCCTCGGTCATGATGATTGCATCGCTATTCTCGACAATTACCCTTTGAATCGCATCCATCAAAAATTCAGGACGTACTAAACCTTCCAGATGGGACTTGATGACCTCGCGTTCAGGACGGGGTAGGGGTAACACTGATGAAGAACGAGAGATTTCTGGAAAATACTTCAGTATAGCCCTGACAAAAGCTCCGATATCAGACTGAACGGAGAATGTCTCTGCATACGGATAAGCAGCTCCCGGTACTTCTGGGTCGATATCCACATGAACAAACCCCCGTGAAGGAACCATGACTGGGTTCCAAAATGAAGTAAATTCACCTAACTTAGTTCCCAAAACCAGTACGCGCAAAGGACGCTGTTCCTGCATATATTTGAGAACAGAGTTTTGCCCGCCGAAGCCAGTCACACCGACAAACTGAGGATGATCCTCAGGAAAGATACCTTTACCACGAGCTGATGACATCACCGCCGCTCCGGTTCTCTCAGCAAGTTGACGAATTTCTAAAGCTGCATCTTTAGCACCAAAACCGACCCAAATGGCAAACGGCGCTTCACATAGCAGTTGTAAACATTTGCTGATAGTATCTTCTCCAGCCGTCACCAAAGTTGGTGAAAAATTCACATGGGGTAATGGTGTTGTTAGCAAACTTGTCTGGATGGTTCTGGGAATACTAATATGGGCGACAAAGCCACCTAATTTCCCTACACCTAGTGCCAGCCTGCGAGCAATTTCAGAGAGTTCCGAGTTGCATTCAACGGTGGTAGCATAATGAAATAATGTGCCTGAAGTAAAAATGCCTGTATTAGACATTGTGTATTGGCTGGTTTCTTGAAAAGCCCAGCGTCCGCGCTGTGTTGCAGAGGTGCAAGGTGATACGAAAATAACTTTTGCTCCTTCCCAACGAGCCGCAAACAGCCCAGTCAAGGCATTAGTAATACCTGGACCGGTTGTGCTGAACACTACAACAGGATGTCCGCTAGCAAAGTATGACTCAATAGCTGCGAATGCTGCTCCGGCTTCATGACGAAATTGCAGCACCTCGATTGAGCTTTGCTCTAGGCTAGCTATGAAGGGTGTGATTCCCCCTCCGAACAGACCAAAAGCATAGCGGACTCCCAAATTTTCCAGCGTCTTCACTAAAGCTGCTGCAACAGTTAAATCGCTTGTCTGTTCAATTGAGAATAGATCCGATTGGATAGCAGTGTTTCTCTGCAACTGATCCAATGAATTTAAGGTTTTGGTAATTGTTTCTACGTTCACGATCGCCTACTTTAATTTTACAAAAAATAAATTAACTGGGGAGTAAAAGGGAGATAAAATAACTAACTCCTGTACAGACGCGATTAATTGCGTCTCTACTTCTAACTCCTAACTCCTAACTCCTGCCTTTTTTCAACAACCTGAGATATTGATTCCTGACGTAAAAATCGCTTTAATACTTTACCAGTGGAGTTTTTTGGAATTGAGTTTACAAAGTTAATTACACGGGGAACTTTATAAGCTGCCATCCTTTCATAACAAAAATCAATGATTTGTTGTTCGGTGATTGTCTGACTAGCTTTTAGGATAATATTTGCTTTGACAATCTCGCCTTTGAGAGGATCGGGAACGCCATATATAGCTACTTCAGCTACTGCTGGGTGTTGATAAATGACATTTTCAACTTCTGTTGGATATACCTTGAATCCAGAAACAACGATCATGTCTTTTGAACGGTCAATTACGTAGAAAAAACCGTCTTCATCCATCCGACCAATGTCGCCAGTATGTAACCAACCATTTTTAATTACTTCTGCGGTTTCAAAAGGGCGGTTCCAATAACCAAGCATGACGTTGGCACCCTTAATTGTTATCTCGCCTAACTCACCTATTTCTACCTGATTACCATCACCATCTACAATTTTCATTTCCACATTTGCAATGGGTGTTCCAACGCTACCTAGTTTGTAGTTCAAGTTGTGGTTATAAGCAGCAAATGGCGATGTTTCAGTTAGGCCATACCCTTCATGGATGACAAATCCAAACTTTTTATACCAATTTTCTGCTACTTGCAATGGCATTGGTGCTGCTGCTGAAAAGTAATAGCGGATGTTTTCCAGGTTATAGTTAG
The Nostoc punctiforme PCC 73102 genome window above contains:
- a CDS encoding 3-oxoacyl-ACP synthase III family protein, giving the protein MIYPPVGIRSIAVNFPSVVRTNDYWRKNYPDLVATAEQKSLSKVFSPGDSIPTNEFELKMSPYLKDPFRGTVERRILGPGESSLTLEYGAARDALAAAKLSPEEVDLMIVASLWPENILPGNAAFLAAQLDLRGAAWNLDSTCSNAVVALQNATALVRTGEYRNVLVVVSCTYSRFTDENDTLSWFFGDGAGAFVVGALKQNQGIISTKIVNTCATCDTFYNEFTTDAEGNVRMLIRAGKHTNKVLSETAVNYLRECCLGAIAAAGVTLEQIQFCAFNTPTAWYSSLCTEALGIQQERTINLYPQYANIGPMLPIANLYHGAQLGKIHENDLVLVYSIGSVSNAAATVMRWGNVALSPADKFTTRVPGCLSQEAKKLHSPSITNIG
- a CDS encoding type 1 glutamine amidotransferase domain-containing protein encodes the protein MTKILIVLSEWGYWGEELVGPLETFDAAGYQVDFATPNGKRPVALGVSMDPTFVDPPLGRPVTTQDMADKVRQLDDTNNPRLNNPKNLREWLPERPYWSSPKFLREMEEYYRLLDEVRQRDLQTYDAILIVGGSGPMVDLADNQRVHDLILSFYQMGKPVAAECYGVACLAFARDIGDRKSIIWGKHVTGHCLEYDYKDGTGFNGTNIDPCLNNINFGTPFYPLEYILRDATGPDGQYHGNVGRPTSVIVDYPFITGRSTPDSYLTGQKLVEVLEKGLKRYGW
- a CDS encoding AGE family epimerase/isomerase, coding for MRKFTVNTTLMGKVTDIAQEQGKFSIKCRSGDEFEVAIGRETRFQFLQNLDGINRDRVPNPEDFHQSSPADLVRKYIQSDSLVVLQGVYQENNGSCQYDARIVNLLNSYRGQDELVFEQTHWWLTQIARLADSWLGFLFPNKQTYEIDDFALYRTNLNIIGLPTDDEIQECATLSRLIYGLSSAYLLTGGERYLSAARAGVQYQRETFRSLTSDGKHCFWAFGKRKTKYSYQLYIRSLNEDDRDTIPLYEQIYALAGLAQYYRITLDWEVLDDIKRTVRVFNDFFIDPESEYGKHAYGDYFSHLDSVTLNWDSPALGDNQARKNWNSIGDHIPAYLINVILALEPLPLTDHGHEEIGKFLETCKKILKTASTIIADRFPDPDPNVPFVNERFLRDWKPDHNWRWQQNRAVIGHNLKIAWNLTRVANYYYSLAAQSAADNAQEAEESQRLADKLMKLADNLGMKMAEIGVDLFRGGIFDTLERNPQNGTPLEFPWFNTKDFWQQEQALLAYLILHGCSHEDNDQKQEYLRLARETAAFWNLFFLDQDNKGIFFRVSESGDATTVGQYAQKGGHAISGYHAFELNYLAHIYISSYVTKEPFCLYFKPDKHCRQRSLNVLPDFFRPNTLEVNRVSINGSDRTTIDPDNFQIELGEKEFELGSEAEIIVEFTPKT
- a CDS encoding DJ-1/PfpI family protein, yielding MVTQMLEGKKVAILVETEFIPEEIAAYRQHFEELGATVHFMSRLWGNETVQFVSDVDEIGKSLQYLDVNIDFQSVDVNEYAAVIMAANYTSVRLRYFQPPPGQQISPEQTRTAPAIQFFAQAMANHKIIKGLLCHGLWLLTPMPELLRGRKVICHEVVLADIANAGAVYVPPPVNSQPNDPGNIVVDRDLVTGRAGHDVYAFIDAIAHQIASQEQRCLETQRR
- a CDS encoding ScyA-related TPP-binding enzyme, encoding MNVETITKTLNSLDQLQRNTAIQSDLFSIEQTSDLTVAAALVKTLENLGVRYAFGLFGGGITPFIASLEQSSIEVLQFRHEAGAAFAAIESYFASGHPVVVFSTTGPGITNALTGLFAARWEGAKVIFVSPCTSATQRGRWAFQETSQYTMSNTGIFTSGTLFHYATTVECNSELSEIARRLALGVGKLGGFVAHISIPRTIQTSLLTTPLPHVNFSPTLVTAGEDTISKCLQLLCEAPFAIWVGFGAKDAALEIRQLAERTGAAVMSSARGKGIFPEDHPQFVGVTGFGGQNSVLKYMQEQRPLRVLVLGTKLGEFTSFWNPVMVPSRGFVHVDIDPEVPGAAYPYAETFSVQSDIGAFVRAILKYFPEISRSSSVLPLPRPEREVIKSHLEGLVRPEFLMDAIQRVIVENSDAIIMTEAGNSFAWGTNILRFAAPGRYRVSTGFGSMGHAGTGILGAALARNRKAVAILGDGAMLMNNEITTAVKHKIPAVWIVLNDARYNMCDQGMNMEGFHNVDAEIPSPDFVMIARGMGADGIRVSRECDLEAALEKALALTIPFVVDVIIDPTRPAPIGSRINSLIFHGK
- a CDS encoding thiamine pyrophosphate-binding protein, which codes for MTNKTGRFAILEQFLADGIHYMFGNPGTSEEGFLDAIREYPDLKYILTLQESVAVMAADGYARATKKPALVQIHSTPGLGNAIGALYQAYRGHSPLVVIGGDAGIKYQAMDAQMAGDLVAFAEPVTKWSTMVMEPSSLLRVLRRAIKIAATPPMGPVYVCLPVDILDAPAVEEVRPTSIPSTKVLPDEELLKTAATMLASAHKPMIFVGDGVAYSSAQDELTRVAELLGAEVWEVDAGELNMSHAHPLYQGMTGHMFGYQSRPITNRGDVNLVCGTYLLPEVFPELGNIFAPGAKVIHIDLNAYEIAKNHSVDLGLVSDPKLTLAHLAKVLSAVMTSEQKETAKTRTADIAQAKEENHKRELQADRENWDAVPLHFSRFAAELAKQLPEDVIIFDEALTCSPDLTRYLPPTKPGHYFLSRGGSLGVGIPGTIGAKLANPDTTVIGFTGDGAAMYTIQALWSAARHNIDAKFVICNNHSYRLLQVNIQAYWQERDIPQHEYPLSFDLSKPEINFVEIARSMGVEGVRLEKAQEIAPALEQALAHKGPFLIDVVLEANVHPEMIGISCGQ